In Anseongella ginsenosidimutans, one genomic interval encodes:
- a CDS encoding glycosyl hydrolase has protein sequence MLFCSCNRPAPEPEISTLREGFLNPPDSARPGVYWYFMDGNLSAEGMTADLESMKEAGIGYVVFLEVNVGVPRGPVDFLSPQWQDLFRHAVREAERLGIGITLGVGPGWTGSGGPWVRPAQSMQHLVSAAVQMQGGEKNIQLPLPPPRQPYFGEGTLTPELKEQWNEFYEDVAVLAFPSPPVERRIEDIDEKALYYRAPYTSVPGVKQFIPSPADYPEAPGDALIAAENMIDLTEYLRPGGLLEWEAPEGAWTVMRFGRRNNGAITRPAPYPGLGFEADKFDTVALNAHLDAYIGTLFRHIGKFDTASAGGLKRLHMDSWEMGAQNWTPRFREEFIKRRGYDPQPFYPVYAGYIIESVEISERFLWDLRQTSQELVLQYHAGHLKEYSHRHGLKLSIEPYDMNPNADMELGAVADVPMAEFWSKGYGFNSAFSCIEATSVAHVNGAALVPAEAFTADHTEAWKQHPASMKNQGDWAFATGINRLVYHTFQHQPLADSLLPGMTMGPYGVHWDRRQTWWPMAGAYHRYISRCQYLLQQGRTVADILYLTPEGAPHVFRAPSSALTGDDVLPDRKGFNFDGCTPGQLYMASVKDGRIVFPGGASYRVLVLPYTPAMTPPLLEKIRSLVGAGATVIGEPPLRSPGLEDFPACDRQVQSTAQELWGGTKVPETLTSISFGKGRLIWGGPFRRADTSLYPEYAPLASLLKDLGLREDFSAEAPLRYTHRTSAGWDIYFVSNTSPGQVEVECIFRSVKGRPELWDPLTGETRALPDFLAEDGQTRIPLLFGPHQSFFIVFPKDDVKAGGTENFPSRIKLMDIQGPWTVDFSPERGGPGTVQFDRLQDWTTRPEEGIRYYSGTAVYRQSFDFSITKGAAASKGDIAKEGAAASGGETAQDHMAEDSIAAAGRLKKAGKLPQNTRFYLDLGEVNNMARVYLNGQDMGVAWTAPWKVDITHALKNGRNELRIEVANLWPNRLIGDEQLPEDGIQNGQWPGWLTKGKGRTSNRHTFSTFNPYTENSPLLRSGLTGPVALVLEEFR, from the coding sequence ATGCTGTTCTGCAGCTGCAACCGCCCTGCTCCGGAGCCAGAGATCAGTACGCTGAGGGAAGGATTTCTCAACCCGCCCGATTCCGCAAGGCCGGGTGTTTACTGGTATTTCATGGACGGAAATCTTTCCGCGGAAGGCATGACCGCCGACCTGGAATCCATGAAGGAAGCCGGGATCGGGTATGTGGTATTTCTTGAAGTAAATGTAGGCGTTCCGAGAGGGCCCGTGGATTTCCTGAGCCCGCAGTGGCAGGATCTGTTCCGGCATGCTGTGCGGGAAGCCGAAAGGCTGGGCATTGGTATTACCCTGGGGGTAGGCCCCGGCTGGACAGGAAGCGGGGGACCCTGGGTACGTCCGGCACAATCCATGCAGCACCTGGTCTCCGCTGCCGTACAAATGCAGGGCGGTGAAAAGAATATTCAGCTGCCGCTTCCTCCGCCCCGGCAGCCTTATTTCGGGGAAGGAACGCTAACTCCGGAACTGAAGGAGCAGTGGAATGAATTTTACGAAGACGTGGCCGTACTGGCCTTCCCAAGTCCGCCTGTTGAACGCCGTATTGAAGATATCGATGAAAAAGCGCTCTATTACCGCGCACCTTATACTTCTGTTCCCGGGGTAAAGCAATTTATACCCTCCCCGGCGGATTATCCGGAAGCTCCGGGCGACGCGCTTATTGCCGCGGAAAACATGATCGATCTGACCGAATACCTGCGGCCCGGCGGTCTCCTGGAATGGGAAGCGCCCGAAGGAGCATGGACGGTGATGCGCTTCGGCCGGCGTAACAATGGCGCCATCACACGTCCGGCGCCCTATCCCGGCCTGGGGTTCGAAGCCGACAAATTCGATACAGTTGCCCTGAACGCGCACCTGGATGCCTATATCGGAACACTCTTTCGTCATATCGGCAAGTTCGACACAGCGTCGGCCGGAGGCTTGAAAAGGCTTCATATGGACAGCTGGGAAATGGGCGCACAGAACTGGACCCCGCGATTCCGGGAGGAATTCATTAAGCGCAGGGGCTATGACCCCCAGCCTTTTTACCCGGTATATGCCGGCTACATCATAGAGAGCGTGGAAATCAGCGAGCGCTTTCTCTGGGATCTGCGGCAAACTTCCCAGGAGCTTGTTCTTCAGTATCATGCCGGCCATCTGAAAGAATACAGCCACCGGCATGGCCTGAAACTTTCCATAGAACCCTACGACATGAATCCCAATGCCGACATGGAACTCGGTGCGGTAGCGGACGTGCCGATGGCCGAGTTCTGGAGCAAGGGTTATGGCTTCAACTCGGCCTTCAGCTGCATTGAGGCAACGTCCGTGGCCCACGTGAACGGCGCCGCTCTTGTTCCTGCTGAGGCTTTCACGGCCGATCATACCGAAGCCTGGAAACAGCATCCCGCATCCATGAAAAACCAGGGAGACTGGGCTTTTGCCACCGGCATTAACCGGCTGGTGTACCACACTTTTCAGCACCAGCCTTTAGCCGACAGCCTGCTGCCTGGAATGACCATGGGCCCTTACGGGGTTCACTGGGACCGCCGCCAAACCTGGTGGCCGATGGCCGGCGCCTATCACCGCTATATTTCCAGGTGCCAGTACCTGCTCCAGCAAGGCAGGACCGTTGCCGATATCCTGTACCTGACCCCGGAAGGCGCACCTCATGTGTTCCGCGCCCCGTCCTCTGCCCTTACCGGTGATGATGTACTCCCGGACCGAAAAGGCTTCAATTTTGACGGATGTACGCCCGGTCAGCTCTACATGGCTTCTGTAAAGGATGGCAGGATCGTATTTCCGGGAGGCGCTTCTTACCGTGTGCTTGTGCTGCCCTATACGCCGGCGATGACACCGCCCCTGCTGGAGAAGATCCGTTCCCTGGTCGGGGCCGGCGCCACCGTAATTGGAGAACCGCCGCTGAGGTCCCCGGGCCTGGAAGATTTTCCGGCATGCGACCGGCAGGTGCAGTCGACCGCACAGGAACTCTGGGGCGGCACAAAGGTGCCTGAAACGCTCACCAGCATTTCCTTCGGCAAGGGCAGGCTGATCTGGGGAGGGCCTTTTCGCCGGGCGGATACATCACTTTACCCGGAATATGCGCCTCTTGCTTCGCTGCTGAAAGATTTGGGCCTTCGGGAAGATTTCAGCGCTGAAGCGCCGCTGCGGTATACCCACCGGACGTCTGCCGGCTGGGACATTTATTTTGTCTCCAACACCAGCCCCGGACAGGTAGAAGTGGAATGTATTTTCCGTTCCGTCAAAGGTCGCCCTGAACTCTGGGACCCGCTGACGGGAGAGACCAGAGCCCTGCCTGATTTCCTTGCGGAGGATGGCCAGACACGGATCCCCCTGCTGTTCGGGCCGCACCAAAGTTTCTTTATCGTTTTTCCGAAAGATGACGTAAAAGCGGGCGGGACCGAAAATTTCCCCTCCCGGATAAAGCTGATGGACATACAAGGCCCCTGGACCGTGGACTTTTCCCCGGAACGTGGCGGGCCGGGAACAGTACAGTTTGACCGCCTGCAGGATTGGACAACACGCCCTGAAGAAGGCATCCGGTATTATTCCGGAACAGCCGTTTACCGGCAGTCCTTTGATTTCAGCATCACAAAGGGCGCCGCGGCATCGAAGGGCGACATCGCGAAGGAGGGCGCTGCAGCCAGTGGCGGCGAAACGGCGCAGGACCATATGGCGGAGGATAGCATCGCAGCGGCCGGCCGGCTGAAAAAGGCAGGAAAGCTGCCGCAAAACACCCGATTTTACCTGGACCTGGGAGAGGTAAACAACATGGCCCGGGTCTACCTGAACGGGCAGGATATGGGGGTAGCCTGGACTGCGCCCTGGAAGGTGGATATTACCCATGCTTTAAAAAACGGCCGCAATGAACTCCGCATAGAAGTAGCCAATCTTTGGCCTAACAGGCTGATCGGGGATGAGCAATTGCCTGAGGACGGAATTCAGAACGGGCAATGGCCCGGATGGCTCACCAAAGGAAAAGGAAGGACCAGCAACCGGCATACTTTTTCGACGTTCAATCCCTATACCGAAAATTCTCCCTTATTGCGATCCGGCCTAACCGGACCCGTGGCCCTTGTGCTGGAAGAATTCCGGTAA